A window of Calditrichota bacterium genomic DNA:
CCTGAAAAGATGCCATTTTCTCAGTTTCGGATCGTTTTTCAGATAATTATCCGGATCGTCGTCCAGATCGTATGAATGATCGGTGACGGCCACGAAGGATAGGCCCATGGCTTCTGCGGCCTGTTGAATGGCGGGGAGAGGTGCCCCGAATTCTACCTGATCGCTGGTGTAATTTGAGTGCGTGTGTAAATCGCCATAAACGAGCCCGGGCAGGGTTGGAAGAGAATGAGGGCTCAGCCGGATGCGCAGGGGCGCGTGGGAGGTTCCAATGTAGTTGTCGGCGTTAAACCGGATGACTTTGCCTTTTCGTTTTGCTGTAAATGTAATCTCCAAATCAATCCCACCTGAAATTCCCGGCGGCCTATCCAATTCGATCAGTTTGTACCAGAAAGGCGATTGGATGGCCAACGGACGAGCCAGCAGCTTTTTGTGAAAGATTGGCGTGTTTTCGAAAAATGCCTTTGCTTCAATTTGAATAAGCTCAACCGGATACCGATGGGCATCCTTCACCAGAATGAGCAGGGGAATATTTTTGCCGGGTTCCACCCGATGAGGCGCATCCGCCAGAATTTCAGGCCAGGTATGTTTAAGGCGACTGTAAATGCCCTTAAATTTGTAGTGAATTTCGGCGTAAAGAAAAAAGCCGGGAAGGGAAAAAAGAATTGCGGCAGAGGCAGAAAAAGGCTGAGCCGGGAAAAAAAGGGGCGCCCAAATCATGTGGAGTTCCTCCCCGAAAAAGTGATCTTTCGCCGAATGGTTTTATCAAACCAATATTTAATTTTCGGAAGAAAACTTTCGAAAAAATAGACATCGCGCTTGTAGAGAAAAGAGGGATCAAAATAGCAATTAATGGTACAATTTTTACAGAAGGGATATGTGCCCTGACGGCGCAGCGCCTTTATTCTTTGTGGCGATTGAAGAGCCCGTGCCAGTGACGAGCCAATGGGAACAGCCTGGTTCCTGTGGTGAAAACAGGGTAGAAGCAGTTCATTTTGAGGCGATATGACAACAGTTGCCGAAACCCCCCGGCACCGGGGAGCCTCAACCCGATTTCCGCCTGCCCGAATAAACCGATGAAAGGCCCGGTTTATGTAAACATACGGCTGATTGTGAAAGGTTTCGACAAATTGGAGTGCCTTTTCCGTGATACCCGCATTCCCAAAATAGGGGAACACCGGGTTTGTGACGAGCATGAGTTTCTGGGTCTGGGCGAATTTTACCATCTCAGGGAATTCCCGGTAATTCTGTTCGGTAATGGTAAAAAGAAGGTCAGGTTGCTCCCCCAGACTTTTGGCAATCGAAATGCTCTCCATCACCCGGTCAAATACAGGCACGCCCCGGAGCCGGTCGTGGATAACCGGATTCAAAGAATCCAGGGAGAAATGCAGAATATCCACAAGGCCCCGAATTTCTTCTGCCCGGGAAGGGTAAAGCAGGGTGTTTGTGGTTACGCTGGTGATCAATTTTAGTCGTTTGGCTTCCTCCAGCATATGCGGCAGGTTCTTATTTAAAAGGGGTTCCCCGCCCGTAAAATCAACAAAAATAATTCCAAATTTGCGCAGCTCCCGAAGATTACGAACCACATCCTCCAGCGACGCATCAGGGATTTGCTTGTAGTTGCGGCGCTGCCAGAAGTCGCAAAATACGCACCGGGCATTGCAGCGATAGGTAACGTAATAATTGCAGAGAATGGGACGGTTCCGAAAAATACGGGTGGCGTATTTTAGATTTTCGATAATCATGTTCGTTTGGAATTGCCGGTGTAGTGGTCATTTTTCCAATGAACGGAATCTGAAAATCCCAGAAAAGCAAAAAGGGTCGTGTAAAGAAAATAGAACAATTCAAAAAATGGGAAAAACGACAGAAGACCCAATTTTCGATTGGGAATTAACGTTCGCAAAAGCAGAATGAAATCCATTAAAAAAATTAAAAATAGTCCAAATGTGGCTGTCGTGTAAAAACCGGGGAAAAAAAGAGCAATTGGGAGAAGAAGATGGTTCAGAAAACTGACGAGCATCAGAAGAAGCCCGAAAAATCGAACGGTTTTTCCGCCTACCACCCAGCGTTTCCGCTGGTGGAAAAAATCCTTAAGTGTAGGTTCCGGGTAGCTTACGACGGTTGTTTCCGGGTGAATGGGGAACCGGATATCCCAATTGGTCCGATCACATACACGCTGAAGAAGGGCAAAGTCTTCGGTTACGGTAAAGCCAATATGCGGATAGCCGCCCACCTGAAAATAGACTTTTTTTCGAAGGGCCATGTTGTTGCCGATACAACTGGAGGGCTTGCCCAGCCCTGTGGCGCCGGCAGCGGCTGTAAGCAGATATGCCCAGTCAAGTGCCTGAATTCCCTCCCAGAGCGTGTGTCGGCCATGCCTGGAGGCCAGGTAGGTCTGCCCGCAGACAATCCCGGTGTCCTCGTCAAAATACGCCAGCATATTTTCGACCCAGTGTTTGTTAAGGATGCAATCGGCATCGGTAAAAAGAATGAATTCTCCGGTTGCGATTTCCATGGCCCTGTGAATGGCATTTTCTTTTCCCGAAAGGTAATTGTTGATTTCCGTGATGTGGAGGGCCTGAATATGCGAGTAGCGGGAGGCCAGTTCGTCAAAGATTTCTCCGGTCCGATCCGAGGAGCGGTCATCCACCAAAATCACCTGCAGGTGCTGCCTGGGAAAGGAGAGCTCAAGAAGGGACTCCAGAAATCGGGGTAAATTGGGTTCCTCATTGCGCGCCGTCAGAATGATTGTGACCTCCGGATGGACCACGTGCCGAAAACGAGTTTGTTTTAAGAAGGTACCCGCCAGCAAAAGCAGACCCATAATTAAATAGAGGCAGACGAGGCTGTCAATGGTCCAATGCCCAATCATTTGGAATCCTCCCCGGGTTCTGTTTGGGAAAGATAATTCTTCAGTGAAGCAAACTGGTACCCCTGGTTTTGAAGACTGACCAGGAGAGACGGAAGAGCCTGAAGAGTATTTCGGCTGTTTTCTCCGGCATCGTGAAGCAGAATGACCGCTCCCGGTTTGGCAGCAAAGAGAACATTTCGGACGATGGATTGCGCCGATTCGCCCTTTACGTAGTCCCTCGAATCAATTGACCAGAGAATCAGTTGCATCTCAAGCGATTTGAGCAGTCCCCTGAACCCGGGACGAAACCTTCCGTATGGCGGCCGGAAAAGGCCCGGCCTGATCCCGCAGCTCTTTTCGATGAATTGGTTCGTCTTTCGGATTTCTTCCAGAATGGTCCGCCGTTTTTGAGTCCAGAGCGATATATGACTGAAGCCATGATTCCCAATGGCATGGCCCTCTTTTTTAATTTGAACCAAAAGACCGGGTGCCAGTGGAATATGCTGTCCCCTGACAAAAAAAGTGGCTGTCGCATTAAATTTTCTCAAATACTCCAAAACCCGTGGTGTGGTGTGAGGATCGGGGCCGTCGTCAAATGTGAGAAAAACGACCTTTCCCTCTGCCGGAACCCGGAAGGTTACCCATGGAAACAGGTTTTCGATGAGAGGAATTAATACCGTGTAATTCATTCGGTTCCCGCTTAAAATTGATTCTTTACGAACGGGCGTACGTTTTGCCTGATGGATTCAACGCCGCCCCGAATTCAGACCCAAAACTGTTTTTCCTCAGTGGTTCTCTTCTTTTTCCTCTGAGGTTCTCTGTGTCATTTTTCAGGCCATACGGAGTACCTCAGTCTCTGGAGTTATTTTGTCTTCCCTTCCATTCGTAATGCCCGGTTAACCCTTTGGCACCTACCCATAAAATATAGGGAATTTGAAAAAATTGGGCAAATAGAAAATATTTTAACAAATCTTTTCTTCGCGTAAATGCAGCCCCTTTCTGCGTAACCAGATAGTCAACTCCCCACTTTAGCAAGAATCCCAGAAGCAGAACATCCCAAGCACCCCCCAAGAGAAGCCAAACGGGCCAGAGAAAAAGAAGAAAATAATACAAATAGACCGAAACCAAAAAGGCCACCAGCGATTTTTGCCGATAATGCGCACTTTTGCTCGCCCAACGGGTGCGCTGATTCAGGAAGGCCTTCAGCGTTTCGACGGGTCGCGTGTAAGTGTTGGTATTTTTTTCGATTGCAAACCGGATGCGCCAAGAGGTTAGGTGGTGGATCTTTTGCATCAACAGATCATCATCCCCCGAAGGGACATTGTCGATGTCCCTGAACCCGTCCACTTCTTCAAAAACACGCCTTCGATAACTTAAATTGGCCCCATTACTAATCACGGGATGCCCAATGCCAATGGCGCCGGCGCCCGTTGTAACCAATCCCAGAAATTCGAGGGATTGAATTTTGTGAAAGAGCGTTTTTTCGAAAGCAGGGTGGATTAAGATGTACCCCGAAACCATCCCCACATCGTCGTCATAATGCCGGGCTATCCCTTCCAGCCAGGTGGGCTGCGCCACACAATCGGCATCAATAGTGGCAATGATTTCGCCCTGTGTATGTTCAATGCCGTACTGAATGGCTGCTTTTTTGTACGCTTTGTGAGGATGATTTTTTTGATAGTGGAACAATTGTACGCGTCCGGGATAGTTCTGCACAAATTTTTCCACGATTTCGCTTGTCCGGTCGGTGGAGTGATCGTCGATCACGGCAACTTTGTAACGGTCCTTGGAATAGGTTTGATTCAGGATTGAATTCAGGCAGGAAGCAATGGTATCCTCCTCGTTTCTTGCCGGAATAAGTACCTGGAAGGTAGGTTTTGCCTCAGAGGTGCCGGGGGTGAGTCTCAGAAGTCCCAAAAAATAGGTACCGATTTTGTAGATGTAAATCAGGCCTAAAAAAAGGAGAAGTGAATGGATAAAATACGTCATCGGTTTTCCTTTGCCGGGTGTTTTTCCTGAATTAAGTAATAAACCCCAATGAGACCCGGGATCAGCAGATTAATCACAAATAATAAGATCGGGCCGTTAAAAGCAGCCGAGGCAGAAATTGAAAACCTTTTAAACAAGAAAACTGAAAATCCCTCCCGAACGCCAATGTCCGCAATCGAAATGGGCACAAGCGTTTTTGCAAAAAAGACGGTTGGAATCACCAGTCCCCCGATGTGAAAAGGGGTTTTTTCAAAAGCGTTTATTAAGATAAAAAATTGAAGGGAAAAAATCAAGTACGCGGTGAGGGATAAAAAGAAAACGGTCCTCCCGCGCCGGTTAGTCAGAAATTCCAACCCAACGATCAGGCGATGAAGCGGATGCGTTTGTGGAAAGTGTCCCCCAATCTTTATGGCCAGTGATCGAAACCATCGGGGAAAAATGAGAGAGAGGAGAAGCCCTGCAAACAGAGCGTCCAGGATCCAACCCATGGCGGGGGTCAGGAATTTCAAGGGATGGAATTGCAAAAGGAGTGCGACCGACGTCCAGCCGCCCACTGCGGTAATAATGAGGAGTGTGTAAATTTTGTCGATGGCGACCACGCCCATTGCTGTAACCCAATCGGTACCCTTTACGAAAAAGGCCCTGGAATATTCGCCCACCCGGCCGGGTGTGGTAAATCCGATGGCCAGGCTGATTAAAAACGTGTGGGCGGCCTCGCGGAAGCGGGTTTTGGGCAAAATCCATCGAACAATGTAATACCATTTGTAAATTTGTATGCCCAGGTTGAGGGGCATTAAAAAAAGTGCCAGGAGAATGAGAGAGAATTTGGCCGACTGGAAGGCCTGCCAGATTTGAGCAGGCTTGATACTCCAGACCAGCACACCCAAAATGAGACCGGCAAGCGCAATTTTTAATCCCCAGAATGTTTTTTTACTCAGCATGGGCACGCGGTGTTTGGGGTTCTTTCCAGGTGACCGGAAAAATACGGCTCAAAATGCCAATCACCCAGACCTCGGCCAGATAAAAATATTCCCAGAACACAAGCAGGTAAAGGGAGGTTTTGTATTTAAATGATTTTTGAAAGGTGACCAACAGAAAAACATCCATTGAAAATTTCGCCAACAAAAGGGCAAGAATCAAGGGTACTTGCTTATTCCAGAAAAGAAAAATAGGGGAAAGCAGCAGCAAGGTGTTGCTCAGGTGAAAAAATCCGTAAAGAAGCTGAGAGAGGGGGTTGTAATATTTTCCGGCCGAAAGATGGCGCATTCGCTGCCGGAAAAAATGCTTCCATGAAGAGGGCGGAAAACTCAGCACCGTGCTTCCGGGGTGGTTGGCAAATACCATTTTATCACGTGTTTGTTTGTGAACCAGATGGAGAAAAAGATCGTCATCTCCGGAAATGGAGTGAGAAATGGCCTCAAACCCCCCTACCTGATTGAAGACCGATTTCCGGTAGGCGAGATTTCGTCCTGTGGCGGTCATGGGAATATTCCAGGCCAGCCCCGCCCGGGCGACCAGGCTGTTGTAAACGCTTTCAATCTCCAGAAGCCGGGAGAGCAGGTTTTTGCGAGCGGCCCTTAGCGGTGCAAAACCGACCACCAAGCCGGTATCGTCCGTAAAATAGGAAAGGGTGGTTGAAATCCAGGCAGAGTCCGGAAGGCAATCGGCGTCGGTGAAAAGCAAGATTTCCCCTCGACTGGTTTGAATTCCGCGAGTGAGTGCAAACTTTTTGGCAGGCATGCGGGCAGAGAGGGTGTCAATCCGGACCACGCGCAGGTTGGCCAGCTTCTTTTGCCAGGCTTTCAAAATGCGGCTGGTCCCGTCGGTTGACCGGTCGTCTGCAAGGATAATTTCAAATTGCTCGGCCGGGTAGGTCTGTTTTTGAAGAGAGGCAAGCAGGGCCTCCAGATGACTTTCCTCATTGTGTGCGGCCACGATAACGGAAACAAACGGATTGTTTGGTTGAGTCGTTTGAAAAATAGCAATCTGACCCCGCATCAGAAAGAGAACCCACCCGGTATACATTAAGAAAATAATCACGAGAAAACCTGCCATGGAAATACCTTGATTTTGATCCGTGAATGCACAGAAAATTATCACATAAAATTAAGGTTTTCTGGGAAAATAAGCAACAGTTTTCTGGAATAAAAAAAGGCTTCGCGCCTGTTGTTGAGCATACCCAGGTGTCCTGCGCGAAGCCCTATCCCGGATTAAGGGAAGTTTTCGGGAGGGAAAGCAAATGATTTAAAAGGTCATTTATAATTCAATAAAAAACGTACCATCCTTATTCATGCCAATGCGACCTGTCAAAAGAATAAAGTTTGGATTTTGTTCTTCCTTGAACTTCTTAGCCTTTTTCATGTTTCGTGTGCATCTGACTTTGTACCCGTGATTCTTCATATTGCGGGTAAGTGAATGATCCAAATCCTGATTATTGCCTAAAACAAGGACTTTTTTCATGGTTTCCCTGTGTGATGTGTGGTGAATTTGTAAAGAACACGTTTTGAAGAATAGTATGCCAATATCGTGCCAGGATATTCTCCGTGTTCGTTTTTTCTAATTTCATAATTATCAAGAGGGACAATTTTCAACGCGAACGTTTTGGGAAAAGGGATGTCGCAAAACAACTCATTCATTTTAAATCATGTTTTTAAATGAAACAGAATGATCTTGCATTTAAGGGGTTTGTTTGTTAAAATAAAACATCTGGATCAACATGAACTTCAATCAGGGAAAGCATGTGGAAAATTCCGGCTGGAAACTGACGGTCATTACAGAAAAACTTGAGGGCTGCTTTGGCGAGCCCTTTCGGCCCGAAAGGGCACCAGCTCTGGATACCCTTATTGAAACCATTCTCTCCCAGAATACGAGTGACCACAACCGTAATTTGGCGTTTCGGAGACTTAAAGAGAGATTTCCCGATTGGGACGCGGTTGAAAACGCTCCGGTAGATGCTGTTGAAGAAGCCATTCGTCCTGCGGGATTGGCCCGGCAAAAAGCGCCCCGGATAAAGCACATTTTGAAATGGCTGAGAGAAACGCGCGGCGCCCTAAATTTGGATTTTATTTGTAAGGAATCCCCGGAGGAGGCGCTCACGGTTCTGACAAAATTGAAGGGAGTGGGGGTTAAAACCGTCTATGTGGTGCTTTTATTTTCTTGCGGAAAGGATGTTTTCCCCGTGGATACACATATTCATCGGATTGCCAGGCGCGTTGGCCTTATTTCGGAAAAAACATCGGCTGCACAAGCGCACCAACTTCTGGGAAAATGGGTTCCCAAAGGAAAGGCGTTCTCTCTTCACATCAATTTACTAAAACTGGGGCGGACCATTTGCAAGGCCCGCCAACCGAAATGCGACGAGTGCCCCATTCGGGAGGTTTGCGACCATTACCAATCAATTGTTAATCAGTTCGAGGATTCTCACTAAGTCATCCATGCCAAAATGCCGGCTGAAGCGGGAAACCTCCCGGCCTTCATTGAAGATTAAGATAGTCGGAACGGTAAATACCAGATGCTGCCCGGCCGTCTCGGTAATTTCCTCCGTGTTGACGTACACGAATTTTGTGCGCGGGAATTCTTCCTTCAGATTTTTGACCTTTGGCAGCAAGGCCTTGCAGACATTACAGGTTGGTGTTGAAAAATAGGCCAAAACGGCGGCATGTTTTTGAACGGTTTCCAAAAAGTCCTCATGGGATTCAATATTTTTCATGTTTTGCTTCATTCCCTTGGTTTATTTTGCAACACTCTCTTGTTTATTTTTGAAAGATGAAGGTAATAAAATTAAAATGCGAATGCAAGAGCAAAATGATTTCAAGAGAGCCGGCTTGTTCAACCCATTCCGGAGGTTTACTCTGAACCGTAACAAAATCATGTGCGCTCCGAATGCATGAATAAGAGAATAACGATTTTTTTCTTTTATTCTTGGTAAAAATGCTTTATTTTAGAGAAGACCTTCCCTGGCACAATTCACACCACAGAAGGTGGCGTCACCTTAGATGAAATGGCAGGAGAAAAAAATGGAACACGAACACGCAAGGCTTTACGGCTATCGATGGATCATTTTGTTGATTTTTTCGTTTCTGAATATTGTGGTTCAACTTCAATGGGTAGCTTTTGCCCCGATCACAAATGAGGCGGCGGCCTTTTATAAGGTTACCCCCTTGCAGATCGGAATGTTATCCATGGTGTTTATGATCGTGTATGTTCTGGTAACCTTTCCGGCATCCTACATGATTGACACCTACGGCATTCGAATCGGGGTCGGGTTTGGTGCCCTTCTGACCGGAATTTTCGGATTTTTGAAAGGGGTATTTGCCTCTGATTTTACAATGGTGGTTATCTCTCAAATTGGGCTGGCAGTTGCCCAGCCCTTCGTGCTCAACGCTTACACCAAGCTGGGTGCACGATGGTTTCCCATCCGGGAACGGGCTACCTCCACCGGTATTGCTACTCTTTCGCAATACATTGGAATTATTATTGCTCTTGCCGTAACCCCTTTTCTGT
This region includes:
- a CDS encoding endonuclease III, encoding MNFNQGKHVENSGWKLTVITEKLEGCFGEPFRPERAPALDTLIETILSQNTSDHNRNLAFRRLKERFPDWDAVENAPVDAVEEAIRPAGLARQKAPRIKHILKWLRETRGALNLDFICKESPEEALTVLTKLKGVGVKTVYVVLLFSCGKDVFPVDTHIHRIARRVGLISEKTSAAQAHQLLGKWVPKGKAFSLHINLLKLGRTICKARQPKCDECPIREVCDHYQSIVNQFEDSH
- a CDS encoding glycosyltransferase — its product is MTYFIHSLLLFLGLIYIYKIGTYFLGLLRLTPGTSEAKPTFQVLIPARNEEDTIASCLNSILNQTYSKDRYKVAVIDDHSTDRTSEIVEKFVQNYPGRVQLFHYQKNHPHKAYKKAAIQYGIEHTQGEIIATIDADCVAQPTWLEGIARHYDDDVGMVSGYILIHPAFEKTLFHKIQSLEFLGLVTTGAGAIGIGHPVISNGANLSYRRRVFEEVDGFRDIDNVPSGDDDLLMQKIHHLTSWRIRFAIEKNTNTYTRPVETLKAFLNQRTRWASKSAHYRQKSLVAFLVSVYLYYFLLFLWPVWLLLGGAWDVLLLGFLLKWGVDYLVTQKGAAFTRRKDLLKYFLFAQFFQIPYILWVGAKGLTGHYEWKGRQNNSRD
- a CDS encoding glycosyltransferase, with translation MAGFLVIIFLMYTGWVLFLMRGQIAIFQTTQPNNPFVSVIVAAHNEESHLEALLASLQKQTYPAEQFEIILADDRSTDGTSRILKAWQKKLANLRVVRIDTLSARMPAKKFALTRGIQTSRGEILLFTDADCLPDSAWISTTLSYFTDDTGLVVGFAPLRAARKNLLSRLLEIESVYNSLVARAGLAWNIPMTATGRNLAYRKSVFNQVGGFEAISHSISGDDDLFLHLVHKQTRDKMVFANHPGSTVLSFPPSSWKHFFRQRMRHLSAGKYYNPLSQLLYGFFHLSNTLLLLSPIFLFWNKQVPLILALLLAKFSMDVFLLVTFQKSFKYKTSLYLLVFWEYFYLAEVWVIGILSRIFPVTWKEPQTPRAHAE
- a CDS encoding polysaccharide deacetylase family protein — its product is MNYTVLIPLIENLFPWVTFRVPAEGKVVFLTFDDGPDPHTTPRVLEYLRKFNATATFFVRGQHIPLAPGLLVQIKKEGHAIGNHGFSHISLWTQKRRTILEEIRKTNQFIEKSCGIRPGLFRPPYGRFRPGFRGLLKSLEMQLILWSIDSRDYVKGESAQSIVRNVLFAAKPGAVILLHDAGENSRNTLQALPSLLVSLQNQGYQFASLKNYLSQTEPGEDSK
- a CDS encoding glycosyltransferase; this encodes MIGHWTIDSLVCLYLIMGLLLLAGTFLKQTRFRHVVHPEVTIILTARNEEPNLPRFLESLLELSFPRQHLQVILVDDRSSDRTGEIFDELASRYSHIQALHITEINNYLSGKENAIHRAMEIATGEFILFTDADCILNKHWVENMLAYFDEDTGIVCGQTYLASRHGRHTLWEGIQALDWAYLLTAAAGATGLGKPSSCIGNNMALRKKVYFQVGGYPHIGFTVTEDFALLQRVCDRTNWDIRFPIHPETTVVSYPEPTLKDFFHQRKRWVVGGKTVRFFGLLLMLVSFLNHLLLPIALFFPGFYTTATFGLFLIFLMDFILLLRTLIPNRKLGLLSFFPFFELFYFLYTTLFAFLGFSDSVHWKNDHYTGNSKRT
- a CDS encoding thioredoxin family protein; the protein is MKNIESHEDFLETVQKHAAVLAYFSTPTCNVCKALLPKVKNLKEEFPRTKFVYVNTEEITETAGQHLVFTVPTILIFNEGREVSRFSRHFGMDDLVRILELINN
- a CDS encoding radical SAM protein; its protein translation is MIIENLKYATRIFRNRPILCNYYVTYRCNARCVFCDFWQRRNYKQIPDASLEDVVRNLRELRKFGIIFVDFTGGEPLLNKNLPHMLEEAKRLKLITSVTTNTLLYPSRAEEIRGLVDILHFSLDSLNPVIHDRLRGVPVFDRVMESISIAKSLGEQPDLLFTITEQNYREFPEMVKFAQTQKLMLVTNPVFPYFGNAGITEKALQFVETFHNQPYVYINRAFHRFIRAGGNRVEAPRCRGVSATVVISPQNELLLPCFHHRNQAVPIGSSLARALQSPQRIKALRRQGTYPFCKNCTINCYFDPSFLYKRDVYFFESFLPKIKYWFDKTIRRKITFSGRNST
- a CDS encoding flippase-like domain-containing protein; its protein translation is MLSKKTFWGLKIALAGLILGVLVWSIKPAQIWQAFQSAKFSLILLALFLMPLNLGIQIYKWYYIVRWILPKTRFREAAHTFLISLAIGFTTPGRVGEYSRAFFVKGTDWVTAMGVVAIDKIYTLLIITAVGGWTSVALLLQFHPLKFLTPAMGWILDALFAGLLLSLIFPRWFRSLAIKIGGHFPQTHPLHRLIVGLEFLTNRRGRTVFFLSLTAYLIFSLQFFILINAFEKTPFHIGGLVIPTVFFAKTLVPISIADIGVREGFSVFLFKRFSISASAAFNGPILLFVINLLIPGLIGVYYLIQEKHPAKENR